The Meles meles chromosome 6, mMelMel3.1 paternal haplotype, whole genome shotgun sequence genome has a window encoding:
- the ABHD4 gene encoding (Lyso)-N-acylphosphatidylethanolamine lipase isoform X1, with product MGWLSSTRQGLFTMADDLEQQPQGWLSSWLPAWRPTSMSQLKNVEARILQCLQNKFLARYVSLPNQNKIWTVTVSPELRDRTPLVMVHGFGGGVGLWILNMDSLSARRTLHTFDLLGFGRSSRPTFPRDPEGAEDEFVTSIETWRETMGIPSMILLGHSLGGFLATSYSIKYPERVKHLILVDPWGFPLRPTDPSEIRAPPTWFKAVVSVLGRSNPLAVLRVAGPWGPGLVQRFRPDFKRKFADFFEDDTISEYIYHCNAQNPSGETAFKAMMESFGWARRPMLERIHLIRKDVPITMIYGANTWIDTSTGKKVKMQRPDSYVRDMEIEGASHHVYADQPHIFNSVVEEICDSVD from the exons ATGGGCTGGCTCAGCTCGACCCGGCAGGGCTTGTTTACTATGGCTGATGATCTGGAGCAACA GCCTCAGGGCTGGCTGAGCAGCTGGCTGCCTGCTTGGCGCCCCACTTCCATGTCTCAGCTGAAGAATGTGGAAGCCAGGATTCTCCAGT gcctCCAGAACAAGTTCCTGGCCCGATATGTGTCCCTCCCAAACCAGAACAAGATCTGGACAGTCACCGTGAGCCCGGAGCTGAGGGATCGCACCCCCCTGGTGATGGTGCACGGCTTCGGGGGTGGCGTGGGCCTCTGGATCCTCAACATGGATTCACTGAGTGCCCGCCGCACTCTGCACACCTTTGATCTGCTTGGCTTTGGGCGAAGCTCGAGGCCAACGTTCCCCAGGGACCCCGAAGGAGCCGAGGACGAGTTTGTGACATCCATAGAGACGTGGCGGGAGACCATGGGGATCCCCAGTATGATCCTCCTGGGGCATAGTTTGGGAGGATTCCTGGCCACCTCTTACTCTATCAAGTACCCTGAAAG agTTAAACACCTCATCCTGGTGGACCCATGGGGCTTTCCTCTTCGACCAACTGACCCCAGTGAGATCCGTGCACCCCCAACCTGGTTCAAGGCTGTGGTGTCTGTCCTAGGGCGTTCCAATCCCCTGGCTGTTCTTCGAGTAGCTGGGCCTTGGG gGCCTGGCCTGGTTCAGCGATTCCGGCCAGACTTCAAGCGCAAGTTTGCAGACTTCTTTGAGGATGATACTATATCTGAGTATATCTACCACTGCAATGCTCAGAATCCCAG CGGGGAGACGGCGTTCAAAGCCATGATGGAGTCCTTCGGCTGGGCGCGGCGCCCCATGTTGGAGCGGATTCACTTGATTCGCAAAGATGTGCCCATCACCATGATCTACGGGGCCAACACCTGGATCGATACCAGCACGGGGAAGAAAGTAAAGATGCAGCGGCCGGATTCCTACGTCCGAGACATG GAGATTGAGGGCGCTTCGCACCACGTCTATGCGGACCAGCCACACATCTTCAATTCCGTGGTGGAAGAGATCTGTGACTCAGTTGACTGA
- the ABHD4 gene encoding (Lyso)-N-acylphosphatidylethanolamine lipase isoform X2, producing the protein MSQLKNVEARILQCLQNKFLARYVSLPNQNKIWTVTVSPELRDRTPLVMVHGFGGGVGLWILNMDSLSARRTLHTFDLLGFGRSSRPTFPRDPEGAEDEFVTSIETWRETMGIPSMILLGHSLGGFLATSYSIKYPERVKHLILVDPWGFPLRPTDPSEIRAPPTWFKAVVSVLGRSNPLAVLRVAGPWGPGLVQRFRPDFKRKFADFFEDDTISEYIYHCNAQNPSGETAFKAMMESFGWARRPMLERIHLIRKDVPITMIYGANTWIDTSTGKKVKMQRPDSYVRDMEIEGASHHVYADQPHIFNSVVEEICDSVD; encoded by the exons ATGTCTCAGCTGAAGAATGTGGAAGCCAGGATTCTCCAGT gcctCCAGAACAAGTTCCTGGCCCGATATGTGTCCCTCCCAAACCAGAACAAGATCTGGACAGTCACCGTGAGCCCGGAGCTGAGGGATCGCACCCCCCTGGTGATGGTGCACGGCTTCGGGGGTGGCGTGGGCCTCTGGATCCTCAACATGGATTCACTGAGTGCCCGCCGCACTCTGCACACCTTTGATCTGCTTGGCTTTGGGCGAAGCTCGAGGCCAACGTTCCCCAGGGACCCCGAAGGAGCCGAGGACGAGTTTGTGACATCCATAGAGACGTGGCGGGAGACCATGGGGATCCCCAGTATGATCCTCCTGGGGCATAGTTTGGGAGGATTCCTGGCCACCTCTTACTCTATCAAGTACCCTGAAAG agTTAAACACCTCATCCTGGTGGACCCATGGGGCTTTCCTCTTCGACCAACTGACCCCAGTGAGATCCGTGCACCCCCAACCTGGTTCAAGGCTGTGGTGTCTGTCCTAGGGCGTTCCAATCCCCTGGCTGTTCTTCGAGTAGCTGGGCCTTGGG gGCCTGGCCTGGTTCAGCGATTCCGGCCAGACTTCAAGCGCAAGTTTGCAGACTTCTTTGAGGATGATACTATATCTGAGTATATCTACCACTGCAATGCTCAGAATCCCAG CGGGGAGACGGCGTTCAAAGCCATGATGGAGTCCTTCGGCTGGGCGCGGCGCCCCATGTTGGAGCGGATTCACTTGATTCGCAAAGATGTGCCCATCACCATGATCTACGGGGCCAACACCTGGATCGATACCAGCACGGGGAAGAAAGTAAAGATGCAGCGGCCGGATTCCTACGTCCGAGACATG GAGATTGAGGGCGCTTCGCACCACGTCTATGCGGACCAGCCACACATCTTCAATTCCGTGGTGGAAGAGATCTGTGACTCAGTTGACTGA